GCGCAACTCCAAAACGTTTCCGTTTCCATTTAGTAGCGAGATTAAAGCTAACAAACCCTTGAGATTTCGTATATTTAATACCTTGGTAAAAGAAGGAAAGACCAGGTGCTAAACCCAAATCTCTTAATTGCAGCCAAATTTCTGGTTCTATTTCTATAAATGCGTCCTTTTTTAAGCGTAAGCAGAAATATACTTTCTGCTCTGTGAGCCAGTTAGCCAACTTTATTGAACAAAATTCTCGGTCTCCTAACACTACAATTTTATAATCCTTGAAAATCGGTAATGCTTTTTTAAATACTGCTTCTTGTTCATCAAAATTACTTGAGCCTAACTTGTCTAATAGCTCAAAATATATTGGGATAGACCTTTTGTCCCAAACCACGCTAATCATTAATAGATTAATGCATCCCCAATTAGTCCGATCTATAACTACATAAATAACTTCATTTAAAGGAAAATTTATTTCTAGCCAGCTTTTGATAATTGGAAACCAAATTTCTTCAACATTGATGTAATTTAAAGATAAAAATCGCTGAAGTTTTTTCCTTCTACTTTCAAATAGTATTGGTATTGGTAAAGCAGTCGCTAGCGCCTCAAGGCTAACAGTTTTAATAGATTGTAATAAACAGATAAGGAGTTTTAGTAATAAGTATTCAGTACGTCCAAGCTCTCGCTTGAGGTGTGTCTCGTAGAATTCTGGTAATATTATCATTAAATAGAGCTTATTGCGAATGAATGCTCTTTTTGTTTTACCACAAATTGCTACACTCGTTGCCCTATATCTATTTCAGGGTATTTCGTATCCCCTCAAGCAATTAACCTTTAGTCGCGTTAAGGAGTTCAACATTTTCTTGATTCCCCACACCCCACACCCCACACCCAACACCCCACACCCAAAAGCCAGTTATATCAGGGGTTTGTGCTTAACAAGCGTGCCATTCGGCTCATAGTTCAAAGATTAATCGAAGCTTTGGCTGTATTTGATAACCGTTTGGAAGAAATAGTTGAGAGGAAATGATGACGGCTGAAGAACAACGGTTGCAAGAAGACCGAGAGTACCAAGCTTACTGGCGTCGCTGGGGATCTTATCTGAGTGAGCGGCAATGGGGAACAGTGCGCGAAGACTACAGCCCGGATGGCTCAGCTTGGGACTATTTTCCCCATGACCATGCCCGTTCGCGTGCTTACCGCTGGGGTGAAGATGGAATTGCCGGAATTTGTGACAATCATCAACGATTGTGTTTTGCGTAGGCGTAGCCCGTCGTAGACATCGCTCTGTGGAACGGGCAAGATCCAATTCTAAAAGAGCGGATGTTTGGCTTAACGGGCAGTGAAGGCAATCATGGTGAGGATGTTAAAGAATACTACTTTTATCTCGACAACACGCCAACTCATGCATACATGAAATGCTTGTATAAATATCCGCAGCAGGCATTTCCCTATACACAGTTGGTAGAGGAAAACTGTCGTCGCAGTAAGCAAGAGGCGGAATTTGAATTGATTGACACGGGAGTATTTGACGAAGACGACTACTTTGATGTGTTCGTCGAGTACGCCAAAGCCTCTGCTGAAGACATATTAATTCAGATCACAATTGCAAATCGCAGTTCCCAAGCCAAACCATTGCATCTGCTGCCTTCACTTTGGTTTCGCAATATATGGTCATTCGACGGCAATAGTGAAAAACCGATGCTTAAGGTGCTGAAATCCGAGGCAGATTTCAGCATCATTGAAGCCTCTCACCCCAGCATGAGCAATTATTGGCTTTACTGTCAAGGTGCAGCAGAACTTTTGTTTACTGAGAATGAAACGAATTTTGAGCGGCTGTACGGCATGAAGAATGCCTCACCCTACGTCAAAGATGGTTTCCATGAGTATATAATCCACGAGCGGCATTCGGCAGTGAATCCAAACCGCATTGGTACAAAATTTGCTGCTGACTACAAATTGGTCATTCCAGGGGGAGCAGAGCAAACTATACGCTTGCGGCTGGCGGACTCCTCTGAGATTGCCAAACCTTTTGGCAGTGAGTTCGAGCGCATCTTAGGCGAGCGAATCAAAGAAGCCGACGAATTCTATCAAAGAATTACGCCATTTCCACTACCTGATGAGGAGCGCACCATCCAGCGTCAGGCATTTGCTGGGATGCTGTGGAGCAAACAGTTTTATCTATATATAATCGAAGATTGGCTCAAAGGCGACCCAGCCACTTTGATTCCCCCCGATTCGCGTCGGAACGTTCGCAACGCTGATTGGGTGCATATATATATTAATGATGTTCTCTCCATGCCAGACACCTGGGAATATCCGTGGTTTGCTGCTTGGGATTTGGCATTTCATATGATTCCCTTGGCAATGATTGACCCAGATTTTGCCAAGCAACAACTGCAACGGCTGACGCGGGAATGGTATATGCATCCGAACGGGCAGTTGCCAGCCTATGAGTGGGAATTCAGTGATGTCAATCCACCTGTACACGCTTGGGCAGTGTGGCAGGTTTACCAGATTGAGCAAAAGTTCTACGGTCACGCTGATAAACAGTTTCTCGAAAGGGTATTTCAAAAGCTGCTACTCAACTTTACTTGGTGGGTGAATCGCAAGGATGCCGACGGTAAAAACATTTTTCAGGGCGGCTTTTTGGGCATGGACAATATTGGCGTTTTTGACCGTAGTGCGCCCTTGCCAACAGGTGGTGATTTAGAGCAAGCAGACGGCACAAGCTGGATGGCAATGTTTTGTATGAATATGCTGACC
This portion of the Nostoc sp. UHCC 0302 genome encodes:
- a CDS encoding IS4 family transposase; the protein is MLPEFYETHLKRELGRTEYLLLKLLICLLQSIKTVSLEALATALPIPILFESRRKKLQRFLSLNYINVEEIWFPIIKSWLEINFPLNEVIYVVIDRTNWGCINLLMISVVWDKRSIPIYFELLDKLGSSNFDEQEAVFKKALPIFKDYKIVVLGDREFCSIKLANWLTEQKVYFCLRLKKDAFIEIEPEIWLQLRDLGLAPGLSFFYQGIKYTKSQGFVSFNLATKWKRKRFGVAPEEGWFILTNLDDLDSAIKAYKQRFDIEEMFRDFKSGGYNLEDTNVSGQRLISLILLISLAYTAATISGQKIKRMGVQKYVGRIKESGRTVRRHSSFYIGLYGSNWVDFMENSYELVAELMTLAPNKRKYYQQGERAMRLILSAF